Below is a window of Undibacterium sp. YM2 DNA.
AGGTGAGGAAATTACCGCAACTGAGTATGCGCTGTTTGGCATGCTGGGCCAGTTGGTCCAGTGGCAGGGTCCATTTTTTATCTATATCAGCTGATTTTTCTGGCCTTGCCTGCGCGAGGCTGATATCCGCAATTTGCATATACACGGCGGCGACCAACAGGCGGTCTGCGCCCGTACCATCAAAAATCAGGGCATAGCGGGCTGAGAGATTGAGTGGCAAGACCTGTTCGAGTGCAGCCAGGTATTCCAGCGACATGAAAAAACCGGACTGTGCCGCCAGTTCCTGCCAGGATGCGCCGTCAAGCATGCTGATGGAGTCGGCAATGGCATAATACAAGTCAGCAGGGCCACGCAGACGCTTGCGTTCTTTCTGGCGTTCTTTCAAAGCATTGGTAACGGCACTGGTAACAGACTGCAGTGATTGCAGGGCAGCAGGGATTTTCATGTCTCAGATGGATAATGAATTGTGAATTTGCATCATAAGCGCAAATCAGCATACAGAATAGTATGCGAAAGACTGTATTGTTAGAATTTGCAACAGAGTGGCATGCAAAAGCAACCGGCAAAAAACAGAGAATCAAGTTTAAGGAAATTGTGGATATTTTATTTTTAGGCACCTCTGCAGGCGCACCTACCCGACAACGCAACGTCACTGGCCTGGCTTTATTGCCTGACCAGGGCAGTGAATGGTATCTGGTTGATTGTGGAGAAGCTACCCAGCACCAGATATTGCACACCACTTTGTCTATTCATGGTTTGCAAGCGATTTTCATTACCCATGTGCATGGTGATCACTGTTATGGTTTGCCGGGCTTGCTGGCCAGTGCCGCCATGCATGGACGCAAGATGCCCTTGCACATCATCGCCCCGGCAGGCATACAACACTGGTTGCAGGTCACGCATGCAATGTCAGAGTCTTTCCTGCCGTATGAATTGATATTCACGGATGTTGAGAACATGGATGTCTGGCAGGATCATGCCGTCACTGTACGCGCAATCAAATTGTCACACCGTGTATCTTCCCATGCTTATCGCTTTAGTGAGAACCATACTGAGGCGGTGCTGGACACCGCCAAACTGCAAACCGAGGGCATACCAGCAGGCCCGCTCTGGGGACGTTTGAAAAAGGGTGAAGATGTCATTCATGAGGGGAAAAAATTAGTCAGCCATGATTATCTGCATCACCCTTATCCACTACGCAGCATCATCGTCGGCGGTGATAATGACGCGCCAGGCTTGTTGCTGGAAGCCAGTCAGCAAGCCCATGTGCTGGTACATGAAGCGACTTATACAGAAGAAGTGGCAGAGAAAGTGGGCGCGCGCGTCCAGCATTGTTCTGCTGCCGCCGTCGCCAGCTTTGCTGCTACTGCTGCCTTGCCCAATCTGGTGCTAACGCATTTCAGTGCGCGCTATCAGCATGACAGCGAAAGGTCACCATTCATAGGCGATATTGAGACAGAGGCGAGGGCGCATTATCAGGGGAATCTGTTTCTGGCTGAGGACTTCGCGCGTTTTCGCCTGGACAAAACAGGAGTTTTAAGCAGGATTGCATAAAACTGTTGCTGTTTTCATGCCAAAAATTGAGCTTGTTGAAAAAATAAGCACAAGTCCTTGTTGTCATAGCATAATCGCTGGCACCGGGCGCTAACATAGTCGCCCGGTCAATGATAATCCAATTTGAGACGAGGAGCGAGCATGAAAACAGAATTGCTGTATCTGAGCTATGTCACCATATTGACTGGTGTATTATGGATACCTTATATACTTGACCGTGTACTGACCTGTGGCCTGCTGGCAGCGGTTGGTTATCCAGAT
It encodes the following:
- a CDS encoding ribonuclease Z, whose translation is MDILFLGTSAGAPTRQRNVTGLALLPDQGSEWYLVDCGEATQHQILHTTLSIHGLQAIFITHVHGDHCYGLPGLLASAAMHGRKMPLHIIAPAGIQHWLQVTHAMSESFLPYELIFTDVENMDVWQDHAVTVRAIKLSHRVSSHAYRFSENHTEAVLDTAKLQTEGIPAGPLWGRLKKGEDVIHEGKKLVSHDYLHHPYPLRSIIVGGDNDAPGLLLEASQQAHVLVHEATYTEEVAEKVGARVQHCSAAAVASFAATAALPNLVLTHFSARYQHDSERSPFIGDIETEARAHYQGNLFLAEDFARFRLDKTGVLSRIA